The genomic region AAGCCCACGCGGGCCGGCCCCGCGCCCCAGAAGAGCCGGGGGCGCCCGCGGGCAGCGGGACGCACTGCGACGGCCGCAGCCCCCAGCTCCAGCCCCGAGGCGCCCGTCTCCTTCGCGGTGGGACAGGAGGTGCGCTACAAGCAAGGGCGGGGCGCCTTCAATGCGACGGTGAAGGCCGTCGACGAGAAGGCGAAGACGGTGACGGTGGCGCGCGTCTCCGACGGCAAGCAGGTGGTGCGCCCCTTCGACAAGGTGACGCCCGCCTGACGCGAGCTGAGGGGTAGAGTTGGGCTGAAGAGCGTGGTTCTCAGCCGACAGAAGCCCCAAGAAAAGTGCCTGCGGGACTACACGGACAGCATTGTGG from Myxococcus xanthus harbors:
- a CDS encoding PspA is translated as KTLGRQLELQERQLELLGKVAQFLGIESGSAHSASAPKRAPVPSPASKRIPAPAPTSTPKRTPSVPVRKYVRPEAAPKPTRAGPAPQKSRGRPRAAGRTATAAAPSSSPEAPVSFAVGQEVRYKQGRGAFNATVKAVDEKAKTVTVARVSDGKQVVRPFDKVTPA